The Rana temporaria chromosome 4, aRanTem1.1, whole genome shotgun sequence genome contains a region encoding:
- the LOC120935350 gene encoding MAM and LDL-receptor class A domain-containing protein 1-like encodes MLSVFPKTDVCHIDCSFDVNLCNWKQSTSDNMDWIHWNGSTPSDFTGPSFDHTTGYGYYLYINGQDSEEGDFARLESPANCFTGTHCLQFWYHMYGAAKYMMLRVSVLRDYGLEDVFTIEGDHGDMWYLEKIFLPESDIIQIFIDGVRGEDFRSDVAIDDISFYPGYCTGKL; translated from the exons ATGTTATCTGTGTTTCCTAAAACAGATGTATGCCATATAGATTGTTCTTTTGATGTGAACTTGTGTAACTGGAAACAATCAACGAGTGATAACATGGACTGGATACACTGGAATGGCTCAACCCCTTCCGATTTTACTGGACCATCATTTGACCACACAACAGGAT ATGGCTACTATCTATACATTAATGGACAGGATTCAGAAGAGGGAGACTTTGCAAGATTGGAGAGTCCTGCAAATTGTTTCACTGGAACTCATTGCTTACAGTTTTGGTATCACATGTATGGAGCAGCAAAATACATGATGCTGAGGGTGTCAGTACTAAGAGATTATGGTTTGGAAGATGTCTTCACTATAGAAGGAGATCATGGGGACATGTGGTATTTAGAGAAGATTTTCCTGCCTGAAAGTGATATTATCCAG ATTTTCATTGATGGTGTCAGAGGTGAAGATTTCCGTAGTGATGTTGCTATAGATGATATTTCTTTTTACCCAGGATATTGTACTGGTAAGCTGTGA